The Mesotoga sp. UBA6090 genomic sequence GAACCAGACGAAAGCTTGCTAAGTGCGATCAAAAGGCTGCAGGTAGTCAAGAAAGTATCCTATCTTGAAAGGCTGGATTCGTCAATATGATAATGAAGTTCGAAGACCTTGTGAAGGCTGCAAGAGACTCCGCGACAGCGCTGCATAAAGTGGTGTCGAACTGGTACATGATGAACACCGGAAATGATCCCAAAGTTGCCGAAGAGACCTCTAGAGGACTAGTGAGAGAAATGTTGAATTCCTACCAGAGCAGATTGGAAAAACCGGAGAAATCGCTAACTGGATGGGTTGGAGACAATGATGCAAAGGCAAGAAATCACATTCCCGAATTTCTTAGTCCGCTGGTTTTCTCAGGAGTAAGCATTGCTCTTTCGATGTCAGAACACAACGCAAGCATGGGAAAGATCGTTGCTTGCCCAACTGCAGGCGCCTGTGGGGTCGTTCCAGGAGCACTGCTCTCACTTCATATGGATCTGGGTATTGATCTTGACACCCTTGGGAATGCTTTGCTCGTTTCTGGAGCAGTTGGAGAAAGAATCAAAAGAAGGGCTTCCATTTCCGGCGCAATGTCTGGTTGTCAGGCGGAAGTAGGAACTGCCACTGCGATGGCATCTGTAGCGATAATCTATGCAACGCACCCCGAAGAATACGGTGCGCTGGAAAACGCTCCGGCGCTTGCACTTAAATCTTTGATGGGACTTGTCTGTGACCCCGTAGGCGGCTTCGTCGAGATCCCCTGTGTAAAGAGAAACGCTTTCGGAGTATCGATCG encodes the following:
- a CDS encoding L-serine ammonia-lyase, iron-sulfur-dependent, subunit beta, whose protein sequence is MIMKFEDLVKAARDSATALHKVVSNWYMMNTGNDPKVAEETSRGLVREMLNSYQSRLEKPEKSLTGWVGDNDAKARNHIPEFLSPLVFSGVSIALSMSEHNASMGKIVACPTAGACGVVPGALLSLHMDLGIDLDTLGNALLVSGAVGERIKRRASISGAMSGCQAEVGTATAMASVAIIYATHPEEYGALENAPALALKSLMGLVCDPVGGFVEIPCVKRNAFGVSIAFTAAELALAGIKSAIPFEEVADSLGRVGRRLPEELKETARGGIAITPTAKKMVADFLGGA